The genomic segment GGCGCGGCGCTTATCACGGACAACGTGAACTGGTCCAACTCCGCCAGGGAAATCAGGACGGAGGACGAGGTGCGGGTGTTCGGCGGCAATTTCATATTGACCGGCAAAGGGATGGTGGTCCATCTGGACGAGGAAAAGGTTGAAGTGCTGTCAAACATAAACGCAACATTCTATGAAGATGAAAAGAAGTAAGACGCATCGGTTGTGGACTGTTATGGCGCTTGCGGCGTTGATCGGCGCCATGGCGCAAAACGCCTACGCCGTGAGCGGCGATAAAGGGACGGCCCAGACCGCAAAGGAAGAGGCGGAGGACAAGAAAGCGCCGCTTCAAGTAACTTCTGAACGGATGCTTTCGGACAATAAAAACAATACGATATCATTCTTCGGTTCAGTCGTCGCCATAAAGGGAAAATTGAAGGTGGAAGCTGACGAAATGCGCGTTCTTTCCTACGAAAACCAGAATGAGATGCGCGAGATGGAAGCCACCGGCTCGGTGAAAATCACCCATAAGGACAAGGTGGCCGTGGGCGAAAAGGCGAATTATTACGCGGACTCGCGCACACTGGTATTGACCGGGAACCCAGTCCTCACCCAGGGCAAAAATGTGGCCCGGGGGGAAAAGGTCGTATATTATTTCAACCGGGAGGACATGGAGATTTTCAGCGGCGACAGGACGCAGGCCACAATCATCCTGTTCCAGAAGGAAGAAGACGAATCCAAATCTCAAAAGCAATCCGCCGCTGAATCCGGAGCCAAAAAGTGACCAAGATCCTTCGGGCAGACAACCTGACCAAGACATACAAAGGACGCCGCGTGGTGGACGATGTTTCGTTCACCATGACCAACCGGGACATCGTTGGCCTGCTCGGCCCAAACGGCGCGGGGAAGACCACCACGTTTTACATGGTGGTGGGGCTGATCCGCGCGGACCAAGGCTCCGTCCATAT from the Nitrospinota bacterium genome contains:
- the lptA gene encoding lipopolysaccharide transport periplasmic protein LptA, which encodes MALAALIGAMAQNAYAVSGDKGTAQTAKEEAEDKKAPLQVTSERMLSDNKNNTISFFGSVVAIKGKLKVEADEMRVLSYENQNEMREMEATGSVKITHKDKVAVGEKANYYADSRTLVLTGNPVLTQGKNVARGEKVVYYFNREDMEIFSGDRTQATIILFQKEEDESKSQKQSAAESGAKK